Part of the Nicotiana sylvestris chromosome 2, ASM39365v2, whole genome shotgun sequence genome, TTTGGCATTTATCTTGAAAACGTTATACCCAAGTGTGAAAATAAGTAAACATCATATAGAACGAAATCTAGAAAGTAAGAATCTGCATAAATATAAATCTACAGGAATTAAATATGAGAGAGGTAAGATCAtattcaaatgtatttttgtttaaTAATAATTCGTTTGACTttaatatttttgttttgttgCAGCTGAAGCAGAAGCCGCAAATGGGAGTAAAAGGAATAGAATGGATGGTCCAGAGCAAATGAATTATCATCACTACTATTATGGCAAAGCCTTGTTTGATGCCCATTCGTCGAGTACAGTAACATGCAGTAACTATGCGGACTTTGCCTCTGCGCCTACTATTTTGCCTCCTCCTTGGTTCGTCTAATTAACTTCTCAATGTCTTTTTTTAAACCATTCGGTACCCATTGGTCTGATCTGGCTAATTTGGAGTCGTGCCGCGTAAGGGAAAACACTCTTTACGACAAATTCATTCTCATAATTCGAGACCTTTGGTTATAAAAGCGGAGGGATCTCTTCCATCCCACCACATCTCTTGGTAGTcaaatcttcttttttttcccttcTATGAATTCGTTTAATTTTTCAAGTACACAATAATTACTGGAATAACTGGCAAGCTGTCCTTAATAGGTGGAATTattaaaatgacaaaaataagacGGACAACCGATTATAACAGTCATATGTCAAATTATATAGATTATTGTGTGAATCCGTGTGAAAACTCTTGCTTAATTAGGTCCATTTTTTTTCTTGGTTACGCATAAACAATAATTGAACAGGAAACATATGCAAGAGACCATGGAAAATAAGatgatggaattggaaggaaagtcTAATAATTGCACCATGTTcagggatttcttcaatggctgCAGTGTTCAAGTAACTAACGAAATCTTTGGCTTTTTATATGTTACAATTCTTTGATTAACTTGATACAATAATTTGGAAGCATGATAGGATTGGTACCTATGACCACTTAACTAATTACTAGATTTCTTCTGCTTTTGGCAGGATACTGGCAACGGGAATAAAGTGGTAGGAGAAGCTAGCAGTTTCTCAAATAAGAGTCCatctgcagaagaggaagatttcTCCAGTAGCACCATGTCTTTAGAGCCATCTACCAGTTTTGATGTCAATAATCTCTCTCTTGACCTCACCCTTGCTTAGAATCTTTTGGTCTGTTCTAATCCCTGAAGAGAAagggagagaaaaaaaaaactcttttaatccttATTTGACTCTCTTTGATCACTTTTTTTGTGGACTAATCCAAGGAAGTAATTAACCTTTTTGTTTTGTAAGTGGAATCAAACAACCGAGCTGGGCTAGAACTCAATTTGTACTTAAATCAGTTTTCTAATCTACCTGAGACTTGTTTCAAATTCATATTATGCACTTAAGCTTGATTCTTATGGTTACGTCTCAGCATAATTCTAGACTTATTAATAGCTAAGAAGCAAAATGTCTTGATATATGTAAACTAAAACAAGTTGACCGCGGTCTGCCACCGGAAAAGTTTGACGTCTCTCTACTATACTTTCTTCTGTCTCTCTATTAATAATTGGTCTAGCAAAAATATTGTACGTAATACTTTACGTAACAAAGAATGTGACAAGTACTCGTATTTTCACTATATATGATGAATCCATGACTAGCTATCTTCCTAAAAATTGAATGTTAAGTTGTAATTTGTTTGCTGTGTGTTAGACTTAGGTTGATCATGAAATTGAGAAGGTGTTGATTAAGGTATATTTATGAAAGGATCGATGTAGTTGGCTTCTTCTCTTTCCTTTCTCTAATACATGAATGTATGCACTATATGCATGAGCTACTGATGTTCCTACCTTTAACATTCTTCATTATTGTATCAATTTCTCCACACCTATATAACTTCAGGTTACAAACCCAAATTTCTCACACTCAAAACATAATTTATCTCTCTTAGTTTATACGACTACAGATCGAAAATGGCAACCAAGATTCTCATTATCGTTCTTATGATCACCAGTGTTCTTGTATACCCTACAAACGCGAGGAACCTAGCATTAATGGAGGCAAAATCAGCAGCAGATGAGCAGAAGGAATATTTTCGGCACCCTTTACCACCATTTTTTGGTGGTTTTGGTGGACTTAGAGGTGGAATAAGGCCTCCGTTTGGTTTAGGAGCAGGTGTTGGTGGGTTTGGAGGTGGTTTTGGTCCTTTTATTGGAGGTGGCGGAACAAGTACCATTGGCGCTGGCACTGGATTTGGTTCCAGCATTGGAGGAGGCTTTAATATTGGTGACAATGGTGGCAATAATCCTGATGCTAATGCTGAATTTGGTGCAGGTCATGACCTAACTGAAGGAGGTGATGCAGCAATTGGACATGACCTGCCTTGAATTAATACGCAAAACTATAGTAGTATGTTTAATTTCTATAAACTAGAACAAATAATATAGTTGTGACTTCATATTGCACCTAGCTAGGAGAACCATATATTTTATGTTCTTTTTTCCCGATTTTTAAGTTATTTGAATGCTGTAGCACGAAATTTCGCAAGTCAGATCTCTAGTTACTGTTTGATTAGTATGCAAGTGCAATGATACGTTTGGTCAATAATATTCTTGCTGCTCGGTTGGCGAAATTCTCTGTCTTTTCTCatttattttgttttccttttcttttttaaatggGATTTATGAAGAAAATCAATGTCTTCTTATTAAGAGAAATACGTCAATTCTTTTTGGCCCTCcctaccaaaaaagaaaaaaaaacattggCCCTCCAATATTGACCTCAAAACCAACCTTGGTATATTTATGTTTTTTGTCTATGAAGTATGTAGTCctagcatattaattaatttgaCGGAAAATAGTTCCAGATCAAGTTTAGGTCCAAGAAGAATATTTATCTTTCTTGTCAAATATTGAAATGTTTTAAGTTGTACCAATTTGTTGAAGTTTGTTGGTTGATCATACAAATTCCAATGGCATACATACGCAAGTTTTATCACGAGAGATATGCCCTTTGATTAAAGTATTGAACTACTGATCATTTACGAATTGACAACAAACATTGCACAATTATCTATTTTTCCTTAGAAACATTGATTAAGAAAAACACAAAGGTATATTTGTTTAATGTTTGAACGCCGCTCTCTACAGAATAACATGTGTAGGTTGTAGGCCAacccttttgtttttgagtttaattaACTTGTACTGTTGAAGATAGGAGTAGTCACGTGTCAATCACGTGAGTGTAGTTAAGTCTGTTAAGAAGGATTAGTTAGTTATAACTAATTATGGAATTGGTTAGTTTAGGTGATAAAAGGTTGTAGATTAGATGCAGTTGtagaagtgtgtgtgtgtgtatatatatatatatatatatatatatatatatatatatatatatatatacatagtaTCAGTTCATTGTAATGTAGAGCTTCAATAATACAAGTCAATTTTCTCTCAAATAGAAAaattctctctagaaccttctcttcTATTTTTCGCCATTATTGTCTCACTGAAGCTCTCACATCTTCattatggtatcagagcagggaTGATAGATCCGCGTTCACTGCAATTGTCATTCCTAGTTTTCTCCGTCAATTTCTGTCGTAGATCGATTGTGTTTTTTTGCAATCGATTAAACTAGGGCAcacagcttttttttttttttttttgcaatttgcGACTGAAAACTCTGTTAATTGTGGAATTCAAAACTTAGTTTACTTGAATTTGATAGACATGGCAGTTGGAGAAGAAGTTTCAGCTGAACCAGCACAGGAACAACCGCAATAACCATCGATCATCATCACCCTTTGTTTTTACAGCCAAGTGACACACCACGTAGTTCGTTGATTTCAATTTAGCTAACTGGAACTGAGAACTATGCAGTATGGAGTAGATATATGAAAATAGGATTGATAGGCAAGAGTAAATTAGGGTTTGTTGATGGACGATGTACTAAGGATAAGTTCGATCAGTCATTGCATGAACTTTGGGAGAAGTGTAatgctgttgatacccaattttttctatatattttaaatatgtataaataccttcaaaatagcatatatatatatatatatatatatatttttatatgcataaatacctttgaaatagcatatataagcatgcacaaggtttttataattttttccataattttaaggatttaaattgatttattttctccccttttattcataaaatccccaataattattctcaaaattattgttatgatgatttattcatttaatttctatacttatgccaaaatattgctaatatatttttcatgcatttttataattatatttagtatttttaagctaaattgcatataattgcaatgttagcccattttgatgtataattatattttataggcGTGAAAtaggtccctatatttttaaaatgataattatatattttaaataattttggtatagaaaaattattttcagaaaactatttattatttattataacttaaaatagggaaaagtggctatttaaatcatagccagatttggctttcaattctagcctaattttagcccaaccccagcccaatttcctacCCAATTAACCCGACCCAGACATTATAAACTCCTACCCaagccctttccttttttaatcctaaaGACCACTAACCCTATCTCATTTTTGAGATTCCACCACCCTCAaactctctcatctcctctcttctctcaacctaaccctaaaccTCTTCAATCGCCGCCTCCTTCACCGGTCATCTCCGGTGaccacctttcaaccccaagcctccaatggttcctctatcgccttgctcatcatctctgaggccttcaaagGCCCTAGGCCATGGCGATTTGTATCTAGGGTTTCTGGTTTGGTTGTtcatggcttctccggtgtgattttgggtaaaatcacaccatatatgttacgatctttgaagtttatagcaggttcttccgtttctatttgggtttcctttgaaaccctaactttcgtttgtatctctcagatctgtgccccttttaacgatttaagtctgtttctttctatgttttacactattctcaaacttcttttgaaataTTATCAACTTTAAGctatttttactttctttaaagttagggtttctcatagtttcttctacacttgtttaaACTGATTTCTCTTTATGTTTAAACATCTTTCCTcgcatatcttgactgattctatgttcttactgctttttaacTCACTACAAAAAAAACGCACAATTTGCGGAGGTTTTATTTACATATTGTGGTGGTCAAAAACCTCCGCAATATACTTTTACGGCAGTTTCCAAAACCCCCGCAAATATTGTTCGCCGCAACCAATTTGCGGGGGTTTTTGACAGATCGACGTTATCATATAGCGGCGGGTATTTGACGGCGATATAACCTCCGCAATTTGGTAGTTTAGCGCTGTCACTTATTATAAAATAACGGAGGTTTAAACCCGCAATTTCTTTATTTAACCTCCGCAAACTTTATAACACAATTATTATTATAGGTTAAATAGTGACAGTTATAACCTCCGCTATTCAATTTTGTTCTGCAATGTTACTACATAACTATTACATTTTCAATTataattttcttttaacaattaataaaggCAAGTTTCCCAACTACTGGAATACTAAAAAGATAAAATGATCTTTGCTTTATTGTAAGGGGGAAATATAGTGATTCCATATTAAAGTAAATTATCATTAGtcttaaaaatttattttaaacaCAACTACTCACAC contains:
- the LOC104248798 gene encoding glycine-rich protein 23-like, with amino-acid sequence MATKILIIVLMITSVLVYPTNARNLALMEAKSAADEQKEYFRHPLPPFFGGFGGLRGGIRPPFGLGAGVGGFGGGFGPFIGGGGTSTIGAGTGFGSSIGGGFNIGDNGGNNPDANAEFGAGHDLTEGGDAAIGHDLP
- the LOC104248797 gene encoding myb family transcription factor MPH1-like is translated as MPRLRWTRDLHRSFVHAVERLGGEDRATPKMVLQLMDVKGLTISHVKSHLQMYRSMKHEQMIQAEAEAANGSKRNRMDGPEQMNYHHYYYGKALFDAHSSSTVTCSNYADFASAPTILPPPWKHMQETMENKMMELEGKSNNCTMFRDFFNGCSVQDTGNGNKVVGEASSFSNKSPSAEEEDFSSSTMSLEPSTSFDVNNLSLDLTLA